The proteins below are encoded in one region of Mycobacterium shinjukuense:
- the dosR gene encoding hypoxia response regulator transcription factor DosR/DevR → MVVRVFLVDDHEVVRRGLIDLLGADPELNVVGEAGSVAEAMARIPAARPDVAVLDVRLPDGNGIELCRDLLSRMPDLRCLILTSYTSDEAMLDAILAGASGYVVKDIKGMELARAVKEVGAGRSLLDNRAAAALMSKLRGTTEKRDPLSGLTDQERTLLGLLSEGLTNKQIADRMFLAEKTVKNYVSRLLAKLGMERRTQAAVFATELKRSRSPGDGL, encoded by the coding sequence TTGGTAGTAAGAGTCTTCTTGGTCGATGACCACGAAGTGGTGCGACGCGGCCTGATCGACTTGCTGGGCGCGGATCCCGAACTCAATGTTGTCGGTGAGGCAGGCTCGGTTGCCGAAGCGATGGCCAGAATCCCGGCCGCTAGACCGGATGTGGCGGTGCTCGATGTTCGCCTGCCCGATGGCAACGGGATCGAACTGTGCCGTGATCTGTTGTCCCGCATGCCCGATTTGCGGTGTCTGATTCTGACGTCGTACACCTCCGATGAGGCGATGCTGGATGCGATCCTCGCCGGCGCCAGCGGGTACGTGGTCAAAGACATCAAGGGAATGGAATTGGCCCGCGCCGTCAAAGAAGTGGGTGCCGGGCGGTCGCTGCTGGACAACCGGGCAGCGGCCGCCCTGATGTCGAAACTGCGGGGCACCACGGAGAAGCGGGACCCGCTGTCGGGCCTCACCGACCAGGAGCGGACCCTGCTGGGCCTGCTCAGCGAGGGCCTGACCAACAAGCAGATCGCCGACCGGATGTTCCTGGCCGAGAAAACGGTGAAGAACTACGTGTCGCGGTTGCTGGCCAAACTGGGCATGGAGCGCCGGACCCAAGCCGCCGTGTTCGCAACGGAGTTGAAGCGCTCCCGTTCGCCCGGTGACGGACTATGA
- a CDS encoding universal stress protein, whose amino-acid sequence MSDRYAVPSVVVGIDGSKAATHAALWAIDEAVSQDIPLRLVYVIDPMDSSGAAGHDGLQGAARAALHDAYRAVEATGRPVKIETEILWGRPLTKLMEESRSAAMVCVGSIGLNHARRGQGSVAATLAGSALCPVAVIHRGPGEPAAPHVSAVVAEVDNGMVLRHAFEEARLRGVPLRAVSAHVAEVAADGADGNRSAQARLSRRLARWTRLYPDVTVEPTVVRDSVGSYLVANSDTDQLYVADSHTAEDTCLAYNAGCSVLTVRCGNL is encoded by the coding sequence ATGAGCGACCGCTACGCAGTCCCGTCCGTCGTCGTTGGAATCGACGGGTCAAAGGCGGCAACGCATGCGGCCCTGTGGGCCATCGACGAAGCGGTGAGCCAAGACATTCCCCTGCGACTGGTGTATGTCATCGATCCGATGGACTCGTCCGGGGCCGCTGGTCACGACGGTTTGCAGGGCGCGGCCCGCGCGGCGCTGCACGACGCCTATCGGGCCGTCGAGGCCACCGGTCGCCCGGTCAAGATCGAGACCGAGATCCTGTGGGGAAGGCCGCTGACGAAGCTGATGGAGGAGTCGAGGTCGGCGGCGATGGTCTGTGTCGGTTCCATCGGACTCAACCACGCGCGCCGTGGGCAGGGTTCGGTGGCGGCGACTCTGGCGGGGTCGGCGCTGTGCCCGGTGGCCGTGATCCACCGGGGGCCCGGAGAGCCGGCGGCCCCGCACGTCAGCGCGGTCGTCGCGGAAGTGGACAATGGCATGGTGCTGCGCCACGCCTTCGAGGAGGCCAGACTGCGAGGCGTGCCCCTGCGAGCGGTGTCCGCACATGTGGCGGAGGTAGCGGCCGACGGCGCCGACGGTAACCGGTCGGCGCAGGCGCGGCTGAGTCGCCGGCTGGCCCGCTGGACGCGGCTATACCCCGATGTGACGGTTGAGCCGACCGTGGTCCGCGACAGTGTCGGCAGCTACCTGGTCGCCAACTCCGACACCGACCAGCTGTATGTCGCCGACTCGCACACCGCCGAGGACACGTGCCTGGCCTACAACGCGGGATGTTCGGTGCTGACGGTGCGGTGCGGCAACCTGTAG